The following proteins are co-located in the Spea bombifrons isolate aSpeBom1 chromosome 3, aSpeBom1.2.pri, whole genome shotgun sequence genome:
- the PAPOLG gene encoding poly(A) polymerase gamma: MREMFSSGVPDVQPQKHYGITSAISWAGPKDIDHIYTQKLIEAMRPFGVFEDDEELSHRLVVLGKLNNMVKEWIAELGECKSLPPTIISAAGGKIFTFGSYRLGVHTKGADIDALCVAPRHVERADFFQSFAEKLKHQEGIKNLRAVEDAFVPVIKFEFLNIEIDLVFARLPLQCIPDNLDLRDDSGLKNLDIRCIRSLNGCRVTDEILHLVPNKENFRLTLRAIKLWAKRRGIYSNVLGFLGGVSWAMLVARTCQLYPNAVPSTLVHKFFLVFSKWEWPNPVLLKQPEESNLNLPVWDPRVNPADRYHLMPIITPAYPQQNSTYNASTSTRAIMVEEFKQGLTVTDEILLGKADWSKLFEPPNFFQKYKHYIVLTASACTEEHHLEWVGLVESKIRVLVGNLERNEFITLAHINPQSFPGNKELCKDNEYMSMWFLGIHFKKVENAESVNIDLTHDIQSFTDTVYRQANNINMLKKGMKIEATHVRKKQLHYYLPVEMLHKRKKQSVPDISRSASGLSSKRSSLDGNYLDSSRDTDTGTPCQSPTSCHQNSKSESPTLPPSQSQAIPEEISSSLFPCSQSVDAASEVAQGFSIPVIVSKSKSTVAMKEGVHSSGCSIPTVVGLNVVPRHQSPPKHSQEQHPQNGLVNLSPKSAAAKRTHPPCLEGSSKRIKDAEKDMGLADSALIEPCPKEEETIRQAVERIIVEPMPIPTIERCRSQRLPSKELPDASSPVPTSNIRVIKNSIRLTLNR, encoded by the exons ATGCGAGAGATGTTTTC GAGTGGCGTGCCAGATGTCCAGCCCCAGAAACATTATGGCATCACCTCAGCGATTAGTTGGGCTGGCCCCAAAGATATTGATCATATTTACACCCAGAAGCTCATAGAGGCCATGAGACCCTTTGGTGTGTTTGAAGATGATGAGGAACTCAGTCATAG GCTAGTTGTGTTGGGTAAACTGAACAATATGGTGAAAGAATGGATTGCAGAACTTGGAGAATGCAAG agtCTTCCTCCTACAATCATATCAGCAGCCGGTGGCAAAATCTTCACATTTGGCTCCTACAGGCTTGGGGTGCACACAAAAG GAGCCGATATCGACGCATTGTGTGTTGCACCGCGACATGTTGAACGCGCTGATTTTTTTCAGTCCTTTGCCGAGAAGTTAAAGCATCAAGAGGGCATTAAAAATTTAAGG gCTGTGGAAGATGCCTTTGTTCCAGTTATTAAATTTGAATTCCTTAATATTGAG atcgATTTAGTGTTTGCCAGACTGCCTTTACAGTGCATCCCAGACAATTTGGATTTACGTGATGATTCGGGTTTAAAAAACTTGGATATAAGATGTATAAGGAGCTTAAATG GATGCAGAGTCACAGATGAAATTCTCCATTTAGTACCCAACAAAGAAAATTTCAGGTTAACCCTCAGAGCTATAAAACTGTGGGCAAAAA GGCGTGGGATTTACTCAAATGTGTTGGGATTTCTTGGAGGGGTGTCTTGGGCCATGCTGGTTGCCAGGACATGTCAGTTGTACCCAAATGCTGTGCCATCTACACTTGTGCACAAGTTCTTCTTGGTATTTTCAAAATG GGAATGGCCTAATCCTGTGTTGCTAAAACAGCCAGAAGAGAGTAATCTGAATTTACCGGTGTGGGATCCAAGG GTGAACCCAGCTGACCGCTATCACTTAATGCCAATAATAACTCCTGCATATCCTCAACAAAACTCCACGTACAATGCTTCTACATCAACACGTGCAATTATGGTAGAGGAGTTTAAGCAAG GTCTGACAGTCACTGATGAAATTCTTCTTGGAAAGGCAGATTGGTCAAAACTTTTTGAACCTCCAAACTTTTTTCAGAAATACAA GCATTATATTGTCTTAACTGCAAGCGCATGTACAGAAGAGCATCACCTCGAATG GGTTGGCTTGGTTGAATCTAAAATTCGAGTGCTTGTTGGGAACTTGGAAAGAAATGAGTTCATTACACTTGCCCATATAAACCCTCAGTCTTTCCCTGGGAATAAAGAGCTTTGCAAAGA TAATGAATATATGTCAATGTGGTTCCTTGGAATTCATTTTAAGAAGGTGGAGAACGCTGAAAGTGTTAATATTGATTTAACCCATGATATACAGTCATTCACTGACACAG TATACAGACAAGCAAATAACATTAACATGCTAAAGAAGGGAATGAAGATTGAAGCAACCCATGTTAGGAAGAAGCAACTCCATTACTACCTTCCTGTCGAAATGCTGCACAAAAGGAAAAAG CAAAGTGTGCCAGATATTAGCAGATCAGCTTCTGGATTATCCTCCAAAAGATCATCTTTAGATGGAAATTACTTGGACAGCTCTAGAGATACAGACACAGGCACACCGTGTCAATCTCCTACTTCATGTCATCAGAATTCCAAATCTGAAAGTCCTACTCTACCTCCATCACAAAG cCAAGCCATACCAGAGGAAATTTCGTCATCTCTGTTTCCGTGCTCCCAGAGCGTGGATGCGGCTTCAGAAGTCGCCCAAGGATTCTCAATTCCGGTTATAGTGTCAA AGTCCAAGTCTACTGTGGCCATGAAAGAGGGCGTCCATTCATCTGGCTGCAGCATTCCAACAGTAGTAGGACTGAATGTTGTTCCACGTCATCAATCACCCCCAAAGCATTCTCAGGAGCAACATCCCCAGAACGGACTAGTGAACTTGAGCCCAAAAAGTGCTGCCGCCAAAAGGACTCATCCACCTTGTTTGGAGGGTTCTTCAAAAAGAATTAAGGATGCTGAAAAG gATATGGGATTAGCAGATTCTGCATTGATAGAGCCATGTCCTAAAGAGGAGGAAACAATCAGGCAAGCTGTG GAAAGGATTATTGTTGAGCCTATGCCTATCCCCACTATTGAGAGATGTAGATCACAG CGACTACCCAGTAAAGAACTTCCAGATGCTTCTTCACCAGTGCCAACCAGTAACATCAGAGTCATTAAAAACTCTATTAGGCTAACTCTAAACCGGTAA